From the Comamonas odontotermitis genome, one window contains:
- a CDS encoding DUF1840 domain-containing protein, with the protein MVYKFVSRATADMIMLEADAQKILKIIGKDASPAGIITAAQIPAAIGALQAAVAAEDERSKQPAEPVDKNAEDEDGDNVKATVGLKQRAVPFIVMLQRSEAEGADVVWGH; encoded by the coding sequence TTGGTCTATAAATTTGTATCGCGTGCCACGGCCGACATGATCATGCTCGAAGCGGATGCGCAAAAAATCCTGAAGATCATCGGCAAGGACGCATCGCCCGCAGGCATCATCACCGCGGCGCAGATTCCCGCTGCCATTGGGGCCTTGCAGGCGGCTGTTGCCGCCGAAGACGAGCGCAGCAAGCAGCCCGCCGAGCCGGTGGACAAGAATGCGGAAGACGAGGACGGCGACAATGTGAAGGCCACCGTGGGCCTCAAGCAGCGCGCCGTGCCCTTCATCGTCATGCTGCAGCGCAGCGAGGCCGAAGGCGCCGATGTGGTCTGGGGTCACTAG
- a CDS encoding SdrD B-like domain-containing protein, with protein MAQPATSSSATAGNAPGIEAMTPAEAEQARLRKLIDAAPPAYEDRFMSADEVSSLRFGEAASAEEALSQPEGLRSWSVEGRIGAAQSNSSGAGKRQATEFGQRIEYRQQTLNYGEWVLQADGRSQHGDQDAGNGIGALGYAREASSQRITLRNLGMPLTPGVLADTTLGDAYSELTTGLSRNYRLTLGTSTVRGLSTRIYGSDFDLRAGMGERGDLLGGPYPGFEKSQGSIAWLGATRRLGDSWYAAGQIEQARSIPASYYNFLTGNGSGSKSVSSWAAAVGYGGELRQDGDLRARLTVLGSSTSSTTPGTTTGGAQGLYLEAGAKLGRFRHEFGAYVSRPNLYFGDYLLPSGTQGAYWRMDHSASRLSWGGGLDFERVRSSSQAMQTGSSRLGASGNMQYFINRDSSIGGNLNLYQTRYDAGASGQTALGTQRSIYAYGFYQTRFFDLPRTRLSLTARRNEQIVLGDGNATGREVQWEQDWITVRRETMRPELTTTLGWADDRSGGTARQYPTAGVQVRYWASSSLSFSGNLRYTSQTGGLYTSRGLSGTLSAEQDLGSGWRLGFSALINQARASTVPLPNWTGPQVYRSNDKTAYVYLRWDGSTGRPFAVAGGAPGTGAGSVSGNVFYDANRDGQRQIGESGVNGVEVVLDGRYRTVTDREGRFSFPMVGQGQHRITVTLDSVPLPWGAADEAGVSVNVPLRGDANAEIPVIKVGE; from the coding sequence ATGGCCCAGCCCGCCACATCCTCCAGCGCCACTGCAGGCAATGCGCCCGGCATTGAGGCCATGACGCCCGCAGAAGCCGAACAGGCGCGGCTGCGCAAGCTGATCGACGCAGCCCCTCCCGCCTATGAGGACAGGTTCATGAGCGCCGACGAGGTCAGCTCCCTGCGCTTCGGCGAGGCCGCCAGCGCAGAAGAGGCCCTGTCTCAACCAGAGGGCCTGCGCAGCTGGTCCGTGGAAGGTCGCATCGGCGCCGCCCAATCCAACAGCTCCGGCGCAGGAAAGCGCCAGGCCACCGAATTCGGCCAGCGCATCGAGTACCGCCAGCAAACTCTGAACTATGGTGAATGGGTTCTGCAAGCCGATGGACGCTCGCAGCACGGCGACCAGGATGCCGGCAACGGCATTGGCGCCCTGGGTTATGCCCGCGAGGCCAGCAGCCAGCGCATCACCCTGCGCAATCTCGGCATGCCCCTCACGCCGGGCGTGCTGGCCGACACCACCTTGGGCGATGCCTACAGCGAACTGACCACCGGCCTCAGCCGCAACTACCGCCTCACGCTGGGCACCAGCACCGTGCGTGGGCTCTCGACCCGCATCTACGGCAGCGATTTCGATCTGCGCGCAGGCATGGGCGAGCGTGGCGACTTGCTGGGCGGCCCGTATCCAGGCTTCGAGAAAAGCCAGGGTAGCATCGCTTGGCTAGGCGCCACCCGCCGCCTCGGCGATTCCTGGTATGCCGCCGGACAGATCGAGCAGGCGCGCAGCATTCCGGCCAGCTACTACAACTTCCTCACCGGTAACGGCTCGGGCAGCAAAAGCGTATCAAGCTGGGCCGCAGCGGTGGGCTATGGGGGAGAGCTGCGGCAGGACGGCGACCTACGCGCCCGCCTGACAGTCCTGGGCAGCAGCACTTCCAGCACCACGCCGGGCACGACAACGGGGGGCGCCCAGGGCCTGTACCTGGAGGCGGGAGCAAAGCTGGGGCGCTTTCGCCATGAATTCGGTGCCTATGTCTCCCGGCCCAATCTGTATTTTGGCGATTACCTGCTGCCTTCGGGCACACAAGGCGCGTACTGGCGGATGGACCACAGCGCCAGCCGCCTGAGCTGGGGCGGGGGGCTTGATTTCGAGCGTGTGCGCAGCAGCTCCCAGGCAATGCAGACCGGTTCGTCCCGCCTGGGCGCCAGCGGCAATATGCAGTATTTCATCAACCGCGACAGCTCCATTGGCGGCAACCTCAATCTGTACCAGACGCGTTACGACGCTGGCGCCAGCGGCCAGACGGCACTGGGCACGCAGCGCAGCATCTACGCCTACGGCTTCTACCAGACCCGCTTTTTCGATCTGCCACGCACACGCCTGAGCCTGACCGCCAGGCGCAACGAGCAGATCGTACTGGGCGACGGCAACGCCACGGGCCGTGAAGTGCAGTGGGAGCAGGACTGGATCACGGTTCGGCGCGAAACCATGCGCCCCGAACTCACCACCACGCTGGGCTGGGCGGACGACCGCAGCGGCGGCACCGCGCGCCAGTACCCAACCGCCGGCGTGCAGGTGCGTTACTGGGCCAGCAGCTCGCTGAGCTTCTCTGGCAACCTGCGCTACACCTCGCAGACCGGCGGCCTGTACACCAGCCGAGGCCTGTCGGGCACGCTCTCGGCCGAGCAGGATCTGGGCAGCGGCTGGCGCCTGGGCTTCTCTGCGCTCATCAACCAGGCACGCGCCTCCACGGTACCCCTGCCGAACTGGACCGGCCCTCAGGTCTATCGCAGCAACGACAAGACCGCCTACGTCTATCTGCGCTGGGACGGCAGTACTGGACGCCCCTTCGCCGTGGCCGGTGGAGCGCCCGGCACAGGTGCGGGCAGTGTCTCGGGCAACGTGTTCTACGACGCCAACCGCGATGGCCAGCGGCAGATCGGTGAAAGCGGCGTCAATGGCGTCGAAGTGGTGCTGGATGGCCGCTACCGCACCGTCACCGACCGCGAAGGCCGTTTCTCATTTCCGATGGTGGGCCAAGGCCAGCATCGAATCACTGTCACGCTCGACAGCGTGCCGCTGCCCTGGGGCGCAGCGGACGAGGCCGGCGTGAGCGTCAATGTTCCGCTGCGTGGCGATGCCAACGCCGAGATTCCCGTCATCAAGGTGGGGGAGTAG
- a CDS encoding COG1470 family protein, which translates to MSRFVPSIVRNASALGLALLAACVQAAPFEIAVAPSRFELTAKGGERLGQSIDIHNLGNAPTAVSIRTLDWTYSPEGQITYHDELLPGSCRPWVVLERRTLTVPAQTKNSFRFQVSPPADTPRSECRFMITIEGVEPAQQSIIRSGSASLSLPVTGRIAVAVYVMLGGAEPKLEMHQLAMREVAGKRTPTVSVSNTGDAHGRLEGTLDAKDAKGRTFSLVVEGTPIMPGQTRTLALMPKGDDGQSAPQPSYPVQASGLLDWDKGSFKINTELK; encoded by the coding sequence ATGAGTCGTTTTGTTCCCTCCATCGTCCGCAATGCCTCCGCACTGGGTCTGGCCTTGCTTGCCGCCTGCGTGCAGGCTGCGCCTTTCGAGATTGCAGTTGCGCCATCGCGCTTTGAACTGACCGCCAAGGGCGGCGAGCGGCTGGGCCAATCGATCGACATCCACAACCTGGGAAACGCTCCCACAGCCGTCTCGATCCGCACGCTGGACTGGACCTACTCGCCTGAAGGCCAGATCACCTACCACGACGAACTGCTACCCGGCAGCTGCCGCCCCTGGGTGGTACTGGAGCGGCGCACACTGACGGTGCCTGCACAAACCAAGAACAGCTTCCGCTTTCAGGTCTCCCCTCCGGCCGATACACCGCGCAGCGAATGCCGGTTCATGATCACCATCGAAGGCGTGGAACCTGCACAGCAAAGCATCATCCGCAGCGGCAGCGCAAGCCTCAGCCTGCCCGTCACCGGCCGCATTGCAGTGGCGGTGTACGTGATGCTGGGCGGCGCCGAGCCCAAACTCGAAATGCACCAGCTCGCCATGCGCGAGGTAGCCGGCAAGCGCACACCTACCGTGAGCGTGAGCAATACCGGCGACGCCCATGGCCGCCTTGAAGGCACGCTGGACGCCAAGGATGCGAAGGGCCGCACCTTCAGCCTCGTCGTCGAAGGCACCCCCATCATGCCAGGCCAGACGCGAACACTGGCGCTGATGCCCAAGGGTGACGACGGCCAGAGCGCACCGCAGCCCAGCTACCCCGTGCAGGCAAGCGGCCTGCTGGACTGGGACAAGGGCAGCTTCAAAATCAATACGGAACTGAAGTGA
- a CDS encoding Bug family tripartite tricarboxylate transporter substrate binding protein, with protein MPMTLPSLTRRQWLAASGALALPGLPAFAHAADWPSRPIRFVVPFAPGGSSEIVARSTAAELAKTMGQNVFVENKPGAAGNIAMQEVARSDDQHTVILGHIGTLAVNPYIFDKLPYDPNKDFRPVSLLAKVPSLYVVHPDLPVKNLQDLIKLAKSKPGKLSYGSAGNGSAGHLAFEYLKMTAGIFMLHVPYKGTGPMMTDLLSGRLDAASVGAAALLPFIKSGKVRCIATGSTQRLPQLPNVPTVAEQGFPGFEMTQWYGMLAPASMAKAHVDTLAAECAKAVKAPDSVKRLQGDAAEPIGDTPQQFAQFIAKEQTRWQKVLKHAQVKPD; from the coding sequence ATGCCCATGACCTTGCCCTCCCTCACCCGCCGCCAATGGTTGGCCGCCAGCGGTGCGCTGGCCCTGCCCGGCCTGCCCGCGTTTGCCCATGCAGCCGACTGGCCGAGCAGGCCGATCCGCTTTGTGGTGCCGTTCGCTCCGGGCGGCAGCTCCGAGATCGTGGCCCGCTCCACGGCGGCAGAGCTCGCCAAGACCATGGGCCAGAACGTGTTCGTGGAAAACAAGCCAGGGGCTGCAGGCAATATCGCCATGCAGGAAGTGGCGCGCTCCGACGACCAGCACACCGTCATCCTGGGCCACATCGGCACCCTGGCCGTCAATCCCTATATCTTCGACAAGCTGCCCTACGACCCGAACAAGGACTTCCGGCCCGTGAGTCTGCTTGCCAAGGTGCCCAGCCTGTACGTCGTGCACCCCGACCTGCCGGTCAAGAACCTGCAGGACCTGATCAAACTCGCCAAGAGCAAGCCGGGCAAGCTGAGCTACGGCTCGGCTGGCAATGGCAGCGCCGGGCACCTGGCGTTCGAGTACCTGAAGATGACGGCCGGCATCTTCATGCTGCACGTGCCCTACAAAGGCACGGGCCCCATGATGACCGACCTGCTCTCCGGCCGGCTCGATGCCGCATCGGTGGGCGCGGCGGCGCTGCTGCCGTTCATCAAATCGGGCAAGGTGCGCTGCATCGCCACCGGCTCGACCCAGCGCCTGCCTCAGTTGCCCAATGTGCCCACCGTGGCCGAACAGGGGTTTCCCGGCTTCGAGATGACGCAGTGGTACGGCATGCTGGCCCCGGCATCGATGGCCAAAGCCCACGTGGACACCCTGGCCGCCGAATGCGCCAAGGCCGTCAAGGCGCCCGACTCGGTCAAGCGGCTGCAGGGCGACGCGGCGGAACCCATTGGCGACACGCCCCAGCAGTTTGCCCAGTTCATCGCCAAGGAGCAGACGCGCTGGCAAAAGGTGCTCAAGCACGCGCAGGTCAAGCCCGATTGA
- a CDS encoding peptidoglycan recognition protein family protein, with protein sequence MGRASIEWTAEMIAQLGTDKDAVLAERWGTTAKTVNLKRNSLGIAAFGHVAWTQAMLDALGRSTDAELAARWGISKASVVAKRGALGIAPLDASRGKETQQPWTDAEIVQLGTVPDAQLAMQLGRSPAAVRNARMARGIAASRPGKPPIEKR encoded by the coding sequence ATGGGCCGCGCAAGCATAGAGTGGACTGCCGAGATGATCGCCCAACTGGGCACCGACAAGGACGCGGTACTGGCCGAGCGCTGGGGCACCACGGCAAAGACCGTCAACCTCAAGCGCAACAGCCTGGGCATTGCCGCCTTTGGCCACGTGGCGTGGACGCAGGCCATGCTGGACGCGTTGGGCCGCAGCACCGATGCCGAGCTGGCCGCGCGCTGGGGCATCAGCAAGGCCAGCGTGGTGGCCAAACGCGGGGCACTGGGCATTGCCCCGCTGGATGCCAGCCGGGGCAAGGAGACGCAGCAGCCCTGGACCGACGCCGAGATCGTGCAGCTGGGTACGGTCCCCGATGCGCAACTGGCCATGCAACTAGGGCGCTCGCCTGCCGCCGTGCGCAACGCGCGCATGGCACGCGGCATTGCAGCCAGCCGCCCGGGCAAACCACCCATCGAAAAGCGCTGA
- a CDS encoding tripartite tricarboxylate transporter substrate-binding protein, with the protein MKTMAQWSVVALAAFAAAGAHADASYPNKPVTIVVPFTAGGPTDRVARDLAESLRKPLGNNVTIVIDNADGAGSTIGMAKAARAKPDGYTLLLNHIGVATAPILYRKLSFDVMKDFEYLGIINDVPMTLIGKPTLAPNNYKELAAFINKEKDKVNLANAGIGSASHLCGLLLQSTLKVPMTPVPYKGAAPAIADLMGNQVDVLCDQTTNTTGQIEGKKVKAYAVTTSKRLTTPSLKDLPTLQEEGLKGFEVTIWHGLYAPKGTPADILKKVNDALQVALKDPEFIKKSEGLSAVVANDNRVTPEGHKAFVQAEIAKWTPVIKAAGTFAE; encoded by the coding sequence ATGAAAACCATGGCGCAATGGAGTGTGGTGGCGCTGGCCGCCTTTGCGGCAGCAGGCGCACATGCCGATGCTTCCTACCCCAACAAACCCGTCACCATCGTGGTGCCGTTCACGGCAGGCGGCCCGACCGACCGCGTGGCGCGCGATCTGGCAGAGTCACTGCGCAAGCCCCTGGGCAACAACGTCACCATCGTGATCGACAATGCCGACGGCGCAGGCTCGACCATCGGCATGGCCAAGGCAGCACGCGCCAAGCCTGACGGCTACACCCTGCTGCTCAACCACATCGGCGTTGCCACGGCCCCCATCCTGTACCGCAAGCTGTCGTTCGATGTGATGAAGGATTTTGAATACCTGGGCATCATCAACGACGTGCCGATGACCCTGATCGGCAAGCCCACCCTGGCGCCCAACAACTACAAGGAACTGGCTGCCTTCATCAACAAGGAAAAGGACAAGGTCAACCTCGCCAATGCAGGTATTGGTTCGGCATCGCACCTGTGCGGCCTGCTGCTGCAAAGCACCTTGAAGGTGCCGATGACGCCCGTGCCGTACAAGGGCGCTGCTCCGGCGATTGCCGACCTGATGGGCAACCAGGTGGATGTGCTGTGCGACCAGACCACCAACACCACCGGCCAGATCGAGGGCAAGAAGGTCAAGGCCTATGCCGTGACCACCAGCAAGCGCCTCACCACCCCATCGCTCAAGGACCTGCCCACGCTGCAGGAAGAAGGCCTCAAGGGTTTTGAAGTGACCATCTGGCACGGCCTGTACGCCCCCAAGGGCACGCCCGCCGACATCCTGAAGAAAGTCAACGACGCCCTGCAGGTGGCCCTGAAGGACCCTGAGTTCATCAAGAAGTCAGAAGGCCTGAGCGCCGTGGTCGCCAATGACAACCGCGTCACGCCTGAGGGTCACAAGGCCTTCGTACAGGCCGAAATCGCCAAGTGGACGCCCGTCATCAAGGCGGCAGGCACCTTTGCCGAGTAA
- a CDS encoding exosortase H-associated membrane protein — MKRLNPIQRFAVLAFVGIIVLTTVWTKLSPWISYPVAVISKEGLEDLAAGWVKQVQISPGKMEVDTNVGIANAQTGGRWVEISVDADPGRYAYGFPIFLALLLAAWRKGRVWRAIVGYIVLLPFQAFSICTSLLMQVVLATNLDLRLLKISQGQLEGLAYGYQLGSLVLPTLVPFLLWLWMDRQFVNDVLVEAWKKNIQPRIAPKPMVVKAPPPPPPEQVIRPAETGAEISHSISITLPPRNEQ; from the coding sequence ATGAAGCGCTTAAACCCGATTCAGCGATTTGCCGTGCTGGCTTTTGTCGGCATCATCGTGCTGACCACGGTGTGGACCAAGCTGTCGCCATGGATCAGCTATCCGGTGGCCGTCATCTCCAAGGAAGGGCTTGAGGACTTGGCTGCAGGCTGGGTCAAGCAGGTGCAGATTTCCCCAGGCAAGATGGAGGTGGACACCAACGTCGGCATTGCGAACGCGCAGACGGGCGGGCGGTGGGTGGAGATTTCGGTGGACGCGGACCCGGGCCGCTATGCCTATGGTTTTCCCATCTTTCTGGCACTGTTGCTGGCGGCCTGGCGCAAAGGGCGGGTCTGGCGTGCCATTGTTGGCTATATCGTGCTGCTGCCATTTCAGGCATTCAGCATCTGCACCAGCCTGCTGATGCAGGTGGTGCTCGCCACCAATCTTGATCTGCGCCTGTTGAAGATATCGCAGGGCCAGCTCGAAGGCTTGGCCTATGGCTACCAGTTAGGCAGCCTTGTGCTTCCAACCCTGGTGCCATTTTTGCTGTGGCTGTGGATGGACCGCCAGTTCGTCAACGATGTTCTGGTAGAGGCCTGGAAGAAGAATATCCAGCCCCGGATCGCTCCCAAGCCCATGGTCGTGAAAGCGCCGCCTCCCCCTCCACCGGAGCAGGTGATCCGCCCTGCCGAAACGGGGGCCGAGATCTCGCACAGCATCAGCATCACATTGCCTCCGCGCAATGAGCAGTGA
- the htpG gene encoding molecular chaperone HtpG gives MTKQTHSFQAEVAQLLHLVTHSLYSNQEIFLRELISNASDACDKLRFEALGDASLYGDQPKLEVRVSFDQAAKTLTITDTGIGMTEQEAIDNLGTIAKSGTKAFMEKLSGDQKADSQLIGQFGVGFYSGFIVADRISVESRRAGVPASDGVRWVSGGSGDFEVEQITREERGTSITLHLRPEAHEFLNGYKLKQIIAKYSDHISLPILMEKEEWKDGENDQPGEMVKTGEWETVNKASALWTRAKKDISDEQYKDFYKAISHDFEDPLTWSHNRVEGNTEYTQLLYIPAKAPFDLYQRDKHAGIKLYVKRVFIMDDAEALMPQYLRFVKGVIDSADLPLNVSRELLQESRDVKLIRDGSVKRVLSMLEDLAKHDRHEAGTDAEVTDVVSEEDKAKEGKYSQFYAEFGAVLKEGLGEDMANRDRIAKLLRFASTTQDGVVTSFADYKTRMKEGQDAIYYITADTLAAAKNSPQLEVFKKKGIEVLLMTDRVDEWALNFVHEFDGTPLQSVAKGAVDLGKLQDEAEKKAAEEAAEAFKPVLAKLKDALKDKAEDVRATSRLVDSPACLVVQDGGMSLQLARMLKQAGQAAPESKPVLEVNPEHPLIKKLDGSVHFHDLAQIVFDQAVLAEGGLPEDPAAYVKRVNALLA, from the coding sequence ATGACAAAACAAACCCACTCCTTTCAGGCGGAAGTAGCGCAGCTTCTGCATCTCGTCACCCACTCGCTGTACTCAAACCAGGAGATTTTTCTCCGGGAACTGATCTCCAATGCGTCAGACGCATGCGACAAATTGCGCTTTGAAGCACTGGGCGATGCCAGCCTCTACGGTGATCAGCCCAAGCTGGAAGTGCGTGTGTCCTTCGACCAGGCCGCCAAGACCCTGACGATCACCGACACCGGTATCGGCATGACGGAGCAGGAGGCCATCGACAACCTGGGCACGATTGCCAAGAGTGGTACCAAGGCCTTCATGGAAAAGCTCAGCGGCGACCAGAAGGCCGATTCGCAGTTGATCGGCCAGTTCGGTGTGGGCTTCTATTCCGGGTTCATCGTCGCCGACCGGATTTCGGTGGAATCACGCCGCGCCGGAGTGCCTGCATCCGACGGCGTGCGCTGGGTGAGCGGCGGCTCGGGTGATTTCGAGGTGGAGCAGATCACCCGCGAAGAGCGCGGCACCAGCATCACCCTGCATCTGCGGCCCGAGGCTCATGAGTTTCTCAATGGCTACAAGCTCAAGCAGATCATCGCCAAGTACTCGGACCACATCAGCCTGCCGATCCTGATGGAGAAGGAGGAGTGGAAGGACGGCGAGAACGACCAGCCCGGTGAAATGGTCAAGACCGGCGAGTGGGAGACCGTCAACAAGGCGAGCGCCTTGTGGACCCGCGCCAAGAAGGACATCAGCGACGAGCAGTACAAGGACTTCTACAAGGCCATCAGCCATGATTTTGAAGATCCGCTGACCTGGAGCCACAACCGCGTTGAAGGCAACACCGAGTACACACAGCTGCTGTACATCCCCGCCAAGGCGCCGTTCGACCTGTACCAGCGTGACAAGCACGCCGGCATCAAGCTGTACGTCAAGCGCGTTTTCATCATGGACGATGCTGAGGCGCTGATGCCCCAGTACCTGCGGTTTGTGAAGGGTGTGATCGATTCGGCAGACCTGCCGCTCAATGTGAGCCGCGAGTTGCTGCAAGAAAGCCGCGATGTGAAGCTGATCCGTGATGGTTCGGTCAAGCGCGTACTCTCCATGCTGGAAGACCTGGCCAAGCACGACAGGCACGAAGCAGGCACGGATGCCGAAGTGACCGACGTGGTGAGCGAGGAAGACAAGGCCAAGGAGGGCAAATACAGCCAGTTCTACGCCGAATTTGGCGCTGTGCTGAAGGAAGGCCTGGGCGAAGACATGGCCAACCGCGACCGCATCGCCAAGCTGCTGCGTTTTGCCTCGACCACCCAGGACGGTGTCGTGACCTCGTTTGCCGATTACAAGACCCGCATGAAGGAAGGCCAGGACGCGATCTACTACATCACCGCCGATACCCTGGCCGCAGCCAAGAACAGCCCGCAGCTCGAAGTCTTCAAGAAAAAAGGCATCGAGGTGCTGCTGATGACCGACCGCGTGGACGAATGGGCACTGAATTTTGTGCACGAGTTCGACGGCACGCCGCTGCAGTCCGTCGCCAAGGGCGCGGTCGATCTGGGCAAGTTGCAGGACGAAGCCGAAAAGAAGGCAGCCGAGGAAGCGGCAGAGGCCTTCAAGCCTGTGCTTGCCAAGCTGAAGGATGCGCTCAAGGACAAGGCAGAGGACGTGCGCGCCACCAGCCGCCTGGTCGATTCGCCAGCGTGCCTGGTGGTGCAGGACGGTGGCATGAGCCTGCAACTGGCCCGCATGCTCAAGCAAGCCGGCCAGGCCGCACCGGAGTCCAAGCCGGTGTTGGAGGTCAACCCCGAGCATCCGCTGATCAAGAAGCTGGACGGTAGTGTCCATTTCCATGATCTGGCTCAAATCGTGTTCGACCAGGCGGTGCTGGCCGAAGGCGGTCTGCCGGAAGACCCGGCTGCCTACGTCAAGCGGGTGAACGCGCTGCTGGCCTGA
- the xrtH gene encoding exosortase H, translating into MVRFFFVFLGIQLTLFGLNMLNWVQKHLVEPWTALLAKICAFLVTWFDKSAVAEGKVLWNHASNFGVSIEAGCNGIEACIVLFAAILAFPSTWRHKLIGMVLGFVAVQAINIVRVISLFYLGQWNMTAFNFAHEYLWQALIMLDVLVVWLVWVRAGQRAKRAEDGSDSPPPSGSIAGQNEPVAA; encoded by the coding sequence ATGGTTCGATTCTTTTTTGTTTTTCTGGGCATCCAGCTCACCCTGTTTGGTCTGAACATGCTCAACTGGGTGCAAAAGCATCTGGTGGAGCCGTGGACGGCACTGCTGGCCAAGATCTGTGCTTTCCTGGTGACCTGGTTCGACAAGTCCGCCGTTGCCGAAGGCAAGGTGCTGTGGAACCATGCCTCCAATTTTGGCGTGTCGATCGAGGCAGGATGCAATGGCATCGAAGCCTGCATTGTTCTGTTTGCCGCCATTCTTGCGTTTCCTTCCACATGGCGCCACAAGCTCATCGGCATGGTGCTGGGCTTTGTAGCGGTGCAGGCCATCAATATCGTGCGGGTGATCAGCCTGTTCTACCTGGGCCAGTGGAACATGACGGCCTTCAACTTTGCCCATGAATACCTGTGGCAGGCGCTCATCATGCTGGACGTGCTGGTGGTGTGGCTGGTGTGGGTGCGTGCGGGCCAGCGGGCCAAGCGGGCCGAGGATGGTTCGGACAGCCCGCCACCTTCGGGCAGCATCGCCGGGCAGAATGAGCCGGTGGCGGCCTGA
- a CDS encoding amidase — MPAYLAMPTSTQRLDHTLHALKALGDEGHRIFTQLYADAAREAAQAADARAARGLSLGPLDGKLVSLKDLLDVAGEVTTAGAAMRRSSAPATRDAPVVQRLRAAGAVIVGKTNMTEFAFSGVGINPHFGTPGNAQDATRIPGGSSSGAGVSVGRGLVDIAIGSDTGGSVRIPAAFNGTVGFKPTQARVSREGAFPLSFTLDSLGPLARSVADCAVADAVMAGDAPTPLPTRSVRGLRIGLPQGLPWEQCSAEVLQKTEQAIESLQAQGAVFTKLPWQAMMAAPGQLQSEGTLIAAEAAAIHHDALIHQREAFDPRVLSRMDKGRSLIAPYYVNLLQQRLRLQAQMDAAMQDVDLLLLPTIAITAPRIADLLEDDDAFFAANGLILRNTSIFNFYDLPALSLPAPRAATELPVGIMLVGQRMQDRQLLAMAAAIEQSLQK; from the coding sequence ATGCCCGCTTACCTTGCCATGCCCACATCCACCCAACGCCTTGATCACACCCTGCACGCGCTCAAAGCGCTGGGCGATGAGGGCCATCGCATCTTCACCCAGCTCTACGCCGATGCTGCCCGGGAGGCCGCGCAGGCCGCCGACGCGCGGGCTGCGCGCGGCCTGTCTCTGGGGCCGCTTGATGGCAAGCTCGTCTCGCTGAAGGACCTTCTGGATGTAGCGGGCGAGGTGACCACCGCAGGCGCTGCCATGCGGCGCAGCAGCGCCCCCGCCACGCGCGATGCCCCGGTGGTGCAGCGGTTGCGTGCAGCAGGCGCCGTCATCGTCGGCAAGACCAACATGACAGAGTTCGCGTTTTCCGGCGTGGGCATCAACCCGCACTTTGGTACGCCGGGTAACGCGCAGGATGCCACGCGCATTCCAGGCGGGTCGTCATCGGGCGCAGGGGTCAGCGTGGGGCGCGGTCTGGTCGATATCGCCATTGGTTCGGACACGGGCGGTTCGGTACGCATTCCGGCGGCCTTCAACGGCACGGTGGGCTTCAAGCCCACCCAGGCGCGGGTATCGCGCGAGGGCGCATTTCCGCTGTCCTTCACACTCGATAGCCTGGGGCCGCTGGCGCGCAGCGTGGCCGATTGCGCTGTTGCCGATGCCGTGATGGCGGGCGATGCGCCCACCCCCTTGCCCACGCGCAGCGTGCGCGGCCTGCGCATTGGCCTGCCCCAAGGCCTGCCATGGGAGCAGTGCAGCGCCGAGGTTCTACAAAAAACAGAGCAGGCTATCGAATCACTGCAGGCGCAAGGGGCCGTTTTCACCAAGCTGCCCTGGCAAGCCATGATGGCGGCTCCCGGACAGTTGCAGAGCGAGGGCACCCTCATCGCCGCCGAGGCGGCGGCCATCCACCACGATGCGCTCATCCATCAGCGCGAAGCCTTTGACCCGCGCGTGCTCTCGCGCATGGACAAGGGCCGCAGCCTGATAGCACCGTACTACGTGAATCTGCTGCAGCAGCGCCTACGACTGCAGGCACAGATGGATGCCGCCATGCAGGATGTGGACTTGCTCCTGCTGCCCACCATCGCCATCACCGCGCCACGCATCGCCGACCTGCTGGAAGACGACGACGCGTTCTTTGCCGCCAATGGCCTGATTCTGCGCAACACCTCAATCTTCAATTTCTACGACCTGCCCGCCCTCTCGCTGCCCGCACCGCGTGCGGCTACCGAGCTGCCCGTGGGCATCATGCTTGTGGGCCAGCGCATGCAGGACCGCCAGTTGCTTGCCATGGCTGCCGCCATTGAGCAATCGCTGCAAAAATAA